A window of the Streptomyces albireticuli genome harbors these coding sequences:
- the dnaG gene encoding DNA primase: MAGRINDDDVKAVRDAVPIDAVVSEYLQLRNAGGGNLKGLCPFHDEKSPSFQVSPAKGLFYCFGCQEGGDTVDFVMKIDHLSFAETIERLASQAGITLRYEEGGYTPGRQQGERIRLVEAHKHAAKFFVEQLDSPEAEIGRKFLASRGFDQAAAQHFGVGYSPAGWDHLTRFLRGKGFSDKELILSGLAQDSRNGRPIDRFRGRLMWPIRDITGEVIGFGARKLRDDDNGPKYLNTPETPLYRKSQVLYGIDLAKKDIAKTSRAVVVEGYTDVMACHLAGVTTAIATCGTAFAGDHIKILRRLLMDNSGAKVIFTFDGDAAGQRAALRAFEDDQKFAASTKIAVSPGGMDPCELRLAEGDDAVRKLVEESTPLFEFAIRSVVGRHVVDEPEGQAAALEEAAPIVANIKDPSIRHQYAVRLAGLLGILDTQFVVLRVGQLARWARERGDRGSQQRSGGRGGAQPAARAAGTAQGPAGATQTLRGPALNLRSPVALTERELLKLALQRPELVAPAFDAYGEDEFTAAPYVTVRRAIEEAGGVTAATDDYLARVRDAAPDDTVRSLITELAVEAIRNKNVDEVYAGMQLVQVRLRAVERRIQEVQGSLIRLGSHAAPDHLAAVQNELWVLEQYGRALKDRGAAAL; the protein is encoded by the coding sequence GTGGCAGGACGGATCAACGATGACGATGTGAAGGCGGTCCGGGACGCGGTCCCGATCGACGCCGTCGTGTCCGAGTACCTCCAGTTGCGCAACGCCGGCGGCGGCAACCTCAAGGGACTCTGCCCCTTCCACGACGAGAAATCCCCGTCCTTCCAGGTCAGCCCGGCCAAGGGACTCTTCTACTGCTTCGGCTGCCAGGAGGGCGGGGACACCGTCGACTTCGTCATGAAGATCGACCACCTCTCCTTCGCCGAGACCATCGAGCGGCTCGCCTCCCAGGCCGGCATCACCCTGCGCTACGAGGAGGGCGGCTACACCCCCGGCCGCCAGCAGGGCGAGCGCATCCGCCTGGTCGAGGCGCACAAGCACGCCGCGAAGTTCTTCGTGGAGCAGCTCGACAGCCCCGAGGCCGAGATCGGCCGGAAGTTCCTCGCGAGCCGCGGCTTCGACCAGGCCGCCGCCCAGCACTTCGGCGTCGGCTACAGCCCGGCCGGCTGGGACCACCTCACCCGCTTCCTGCGCGGCAAGGGCTTCAGCGACAAGGAGCTGATCCTCTCCGGCCTCGCCCAGGACAGCCGCAACGGCCGGCCCATCGACCGCTTCCGCGGCCGCCTGATGTGGCCCATCCGCGACATCACCGGCGAGGTCATCGGCTTCGGCGCCCGCAAGCTCCGCGACGACGACAACGGCCCGAAGTACCTCAACACCCCCGAGACGCCGCTCTACCGCAAGTCCCAGGTCCTCTACGGCATCGACCTCGCCAAGAAGGACATCGCCAAGACCAGCCGCGCCGTCGTCGTCGAGGGCTACACCGACGTCATGGCCTGCCACCTGGCCGGCGTCACCACCGCCATCGCGACCTGCGGCACCGCTTTCGCGGGCGACCACATCAAGATCCTCCGCCGGCTGCTGATGGACAATTCCGGCGCGAAGGTGATCTTCACCTTCGACGGTGACGCCGCCGGGCAGCGCGCGGCCCTGCGGGCCTTCGAGGACGACCAGAAGTTCGCCGCCAGCACGAAGATCGCCGTGAGCCCCGGCGGGATGGACCCCTGCGAGCTGCGCCTGGCCGAAGGCGACGACGCGGTGCGGAAGCTGGTCGAGGAGAGCACACCCCTCTTCGAGTTCGCCATCCGCTCCGTGGTCGGCCGGCACGTCGTCGACGAGCCCGAGGGCCAGGCCGCGGCCCTGGAAGAGGCCGCGCCCATCGTGGCGAACATCAAGGACCCCTCCATCCGGCACCAGTACGCCGTGCGGCTCGCCGGCCTGCTGGGCATCCTCGACACCCAGTTCGTCGTCCTGCGCGTGGGCCAGCTGGCCCGCTGGGCGAGGGAGCGGGGGGACCGCGGCTCCCAGCAGCGCTCCGGCGGCCGGGGCGGTGCGCAGCCCGCCGCGCGCGCGGCGGGGACCGCCCAGGGCCCGGCAGGCGCCACGCAGACCCTCCGGGGCCCCGCGCTCAACCTCCGCAGCCCCGTCGCGCTCACCGAGCGTGAGCTGCTCAAGCTCGCCCTCCAGCGCCCCGAGCTGGTCGCCCCGGCCTTCGACGCCTACGGCGAGGACGAATTCACCGCCGCGCCGTACGTCACCGTGCGCCGTGCCATCGAGGAGGCGGGCGGCGTCACCGCCGCCACCGACGACTACCTCGCACGCGTCCGCGACGCGGCGCCCGACGACACCGTCCGCTCGCTCATCACCGAGCTCGCCGTCGAGGCCATCCGCAACAAGAACGTGGACGAGGTCTACGCGGGCATGCAGCTCGTCCAGGTCCGGCTGCGCGCCGTCGAGCGCCGCATCCAGGAAGTGCAGGGCAGCCTGATCCGCCTGGGCAGTCACGCCGCCCCCGACCACCTGGCCGCCGTGCAGAACGAACTCTGGGTACTGGAGCAGTACGGCCGCGCCCTCAAGGACCGCGGCGCCGCCGCGCTCTGA
- a CDS encoding GNAT family N-acetyltransferase, whose protein sequence is MRPPRTALVPVAEVFALRHAVLRPGLPAASAAFAEDAAPGTFHVASYDADDTEGEAVRACVTFLPEPLPGTGEDAYRFRGMASDPAVRGLGHGTAVLRAGLAEAAARGAGLVWCNGRTSARGFYERHGFTARGEEFTVEGIGPHLVFTIKLSGGGSGDTAA, encoded by the coding sequence GTGAGGCCCCCGCGCACCGCCCTGGTGCCCGTCGCGGAGGTCTTCGCCCTGCGTCACGCGGTGCTGCGCCCCGGGCTGCCCGCCGCCTCGGCCGCCTTCGCCGAGGACGCGGCGCCCGGCACCTTCCACGTCGCCTCCTACGACGCGGACGACACCGAGGGGGAGGCGGTACGGGCCTGTGTCACCTTCCTCCCGGAGCCGCTGCCCGGCACCGGGGAGGACGCGTACCGCTTCCGCGGCATGGCCAGCGACCCCGCCGTGCGCGGCCTCGGCCACGGCACGGCCGTCCTGCGGGCGGGCCTCGCCGAGGCCGCGGCCCGCGGCGCGGGCCTGGTGTGGTGCAACGGCCGCACCTCCGCCCGGGGCTTCTACGAGCGGCACGGCTTCACCGCCCGTGGGGAGGAGTTCACCGTGGAGGGCATCGGCCCGCACCTCGTCTTCACGATCAAGCTCTCCGGAGGGGGTTCCGGGGACACGGCGGCCTGA
- the trxA gene encoding thioredoxin encodes MSSSTVELTKDNFDEIVSGNGFVLIDFWAAWCGPCRQFAPVYEGAAERHDDLVFAKVDTEAQPELASAFQIQSIPTLMIVRDNIAVFAQPGALPEAALEDVIRQARDLDMDEVRASVAQEQEKAQSAGE; translated from the coding sequence ATGAGCAGCAGCACGGTGGAGCTCACCAAGGACAACTTCGACGAGATCGTCTCCGGCAACGGGTTCGTGCTCATCGACTTCTGGGCCGCGTGGTGCGGCCCGTGCCGGCAGTTCGCGCCGGTCTACGAGGGTGCCGCCGAGCGCCACGACGACCTGGTCTTCGCCAAGGTCGACACCGAGGCCCAGCCCGAGCTGGCGTCCGCGTTCCAGATCCAGTCGATCCCGACGCTGATGATCGTGCGGGACAACATCGCGGTCTTCGCCCAGCCCGGCGCCCTCCCCGAGGCCGCGCTGGAGGACGTCATCCGGCAGGCCCGCGACCTCGACATGGACGAGGTGCGCGCCTCCGTGGCCCAGGAGCAGGAGAAGGCGCAGTCCGCCGGTGAGTGA
- a CDS encoding histidine phosphatase family protein, producing the protein MSELLLIRHGETEWSRSGRHTGLTDIPLTEHGEKQAEALRPLLAGRTVGPVLASPLKRALRTAELAGLDPRPDPDLREWDYGGYEGVSTDEIHRTRPGWYLWDDGVVPGDAGHPGETAAQVGARADRVLARIAPWLAEPDGPDVVLVAHAHFLRVLTARRLGLPPTAGALFRLDTATVSRIGTEHGRPALVAWNLPSA; encoded by the coding sequence GTGAGTGAGCTGCTCCTGATCCGGCACGGGGAGACCGAGTGGAGCCGTTCCGGACGGCACACCGGGCTCACCGACATCCCGCTGACCGAACACGGCGAGAAGCAGGCCGAGGCGCTCCGGCCGCTGCTCGCCGGGCGCACGGTCGGGCCGGTGCTCGCGAGCCCGCTGAAGCGCGCCCTGCGCACCGCCGAACTGGCGGGCCTCGACCCGCGGCCCGACCCCGACCTGCGGGAGTGGGACTACGGCGGCTACGAGGGCGTCAGCACCGACGAGATCCACCGCACCCGCCCCGGCTGGTACCTGTGGGACGACGGCGTCGTCCCCGGGGACGCCGGGCACCCGGGGGAGACGGCCGCCCAGGTCGGTGCCCGCGCCGACCGGGTGCTGGCCCGGATCGCCCCCTGGCTGGCGGAGCCGGACGGCCCGGATGTCGTCCTGGTGGCCCACGCCCACTTCCTGCGGGTCCTGACGGCCCGCAGACTCGGGTTGCCGCCCACCGCCGGGGCCCTTTTCCGGCTCGACACCGCTACGGTGAGCCGGATCGGCACCGAGCACGGACGCCCGGCGCTCGTCGCCTGGAACCTGCCCTCGGCCTGA
- a CDS encoding deoxyguanosinetriphosphate triphosphohydrolase: MNGSARTAPEQPGLAGYDASDLERWAPEPDKRPGRTAFQRDRARVLHSAALRRLAGKTQVVTPGVSDQAWDASPRTRLTHSLECAQVGRELGAALGCDPDLVEVACLAHDLGHPPFGHNGEHALNEVAEACGGFEGNAQSLRLLARLEPKRFVTRPGGTELVSVGLNLTRAALDAATKYPWPRGGHPTDPASPKFGVYEDDLPVFDWFRQGAPEGRRSFEAQVMDWADDVAYSVHDVEDGLHAGHLDPNCLLAEPERREVFAVAARRYAPGAGPEELAEALDRLLEQEWWPHGYDGSAVAQARLKDATSQLIGRFCLAAESATRAAYGPGRLTRYRAELVVPRATRLECAVLKAVADRYVIQREDQEKLRADQRVVIAELAEALVAGAPDGLDPQFRSLFAAAGDDAGRLRAVVDQIAALTDVSARSLRARLTRRRTVAKG; the protein is encoded by the coding sequence ATGAACGGCTCAGCACGGACCGCACCGGAACAGCCCGGCCTCGCCGGATACGACGCCTCGGACCTGGAGCGCTGGGCGCCCGAGCCCGACAAACGCCCCGGGCGCACCGCCTTCCAGCGCGACCGGGCGCGCGTCCTGCACTCCGCCGCGCTGCGCCGCCTCGCCGGCAAGACCCAGGTCGTCACCCCCGGCGTCAGCGACCAGGCCTGGGACGCCAGCCCCCGCACCCGGCTCACCCACTCCCTGGAGTGCGCCCAGGTCGGCCGGGAGCTCGGCGCCGCGCTCGGCTGCGACCCCGACCTCGTCGAGGTCGCCTGCCTCGCCCACGACCTCGGCCACCCGCCGTTCGGCCACAACGGCGAGCACGCGCTCAACGAAGTCGCCGAGGCCTGCGGCGGGTTCGAGGGCAACGCCCAGTCCCTCCGCCTCCTCGCCCGGCTCGAACCCAAGCGCTTCGTGACCCGCCCCGGCGGCACCGAGCTCGTCAGCGTCGGCCTCAACCTCACCCGGGCCGCTCTCGACGCCGCCACCAAGTACCCCTGGCCGCGCGGCGGCCACCCCACCGACCCGGCCTCCCCGAAGTTCGGCGTCTACGAGGACGACCTCCCCGTCTTCGACTGGTTCCGGCAGGGCGCCCCGGAGGGCCGGCGCAGCTTCGAGGCCCAGGTGATGGACTGGGCCGACGACGTCGCCTACTCCGTGCACGACGTCGAGGACGGCCTGCACGCCGGCCACCTCGACCCGAACTGCCTCCTCGCCGAGCCCGAGCGGCGCGAGGTGTTCGCCGTCGCCGCCCGCCGCTACGCCCCCGGCGCCGGTCCCGAGGAGCTCGCCGAGGCCCTCGACCGCCTCCTCGAACAGGAGTGGTGGCCGCACGGCTACGACGGCTCGGCCGTCGCCCAGGCCCGCCTCAAGGACGCCACCAGCCAGCTCATCGGCCGCTTCTGCCTCGCCGCCGAGAGCGCCACCCGCGCCGCCTACGGCCCCGGCCGGCTCACCCGGTACCGCGCCGAGCTCGTCGTCCCCCGCGCCACCCGGCTGGAGTGCGCCGTCCTCAAGGCCGTCGCCGACCGCTACGTCATCCAGCGCGAGGACCAGGAGAAGCTCCGCGCCGACCAGCGCGTCGTCATCGCCGAGCTCGCCGAGGCCCTCGTCGCCGGCGCCCCCGACGGCCTCGACCCGCAGTTCCGCTCCCTCTTCGCCGCGGCCGGCGACGACGCCGGCCGGCTGCGCGCCGTCGTCGACCAGATCGCCGCGCTCACCGATGTCTCCGCCCGCTCCCTGCGCGCCCGGCTCACCCGGCGGCGGACTGTGGCAAAAGGGTGA
- a CDS encoding NAD(P)/FAD-dependent oxidoreductase — MVDAHQTFVIVGGGLAGAKAAETLRSEGFTGRVILICDERDHPYERPPLSKGYLIGKDDRESVFVHEPAWYARADIELHLGQPAVHLDREAKSVRLGDGTRVHYDRLLLATGSEPRRLDIPGTDLAGVHHLRRLAHAERLRGVLASLGRDNGHLVIAGAGWIGLEVAAAARGYGAEVTVVEAEPTPLHTVLGPELGQLFTDLHAEHGVRFHFGARLTEITGHDGMVLAARTDDGEEHPAHDVLAAIGAAPRTALAEAAGLALVDRADGGGIAVDASLRTSDPDIYAAGDVAAAEHPWLGTRLRVEHWANALNSGPAAARAMLGQEVSYDRVPYFFSDQYDVGLEYSGYAPPGSYDQVVCRGDVGKREFVAFWLSEGRLLAGMNVNVWDVTDPIQKLIRSGARLDPDALADPGVPLDSLIAP; from the coding sequence GTGGTCGACGCACACCAGACGTTCGTCATCGTCGGAGGGGGCCTGGCCGGGGCGAAGGCCGCGGAGACCCTCCGCTCGGAGGGCTTCACCGGCCGGGTGATCCTCATCTGCGACGAGCGTGACCACCCCTACGAGCGGCCGCCGCTCTCCAAGGGGTACCTCATCGGCAAGGACGACCGCGAGAGCGTCTTCGTCCACGAGCCGGCCTGGTATGCGCGCGCCGACATCGAGCTCCACCTCGGCCAGCCCGCCGTCCACCTCGACCGCGAGGCCAAATCCGTCCGGCTCGGCGACGGCACCCGCGTCCACTACGACCGGCTGCTGCTGGCCACCGGCTCCGAACCGCGCCGCCTCGACATCCCCGGCACCGATCTGGCCGGCGTCCACCACCTGCGCCGCCTCGCCCACGCCGAGCGGCTGCGCGGCGTCCTCGCCTCCCTCGGCCGGGACAACGGCCACCTCGTCATCGCCGGCGCCGGCTGGATCGGCCTGGAGGTCGCCGCCGCCGCCCGGGGCTACGGCGCCGAGGTGACCGTCGTGGAGGCCGAGCCCACCCCGCTGCACACCGTCCTCGGCCCCGAGCTCGGCCAGCTCTTCACCGACCTGCACGCCGAGCACGGCGTCCGCTTCCACTTCGGCGCCCGCCTCACCGAGATCACCGGCCACGACGGCATGGTCCTCGCCGCCCGCACCGACGACGGCGAGGAGCACCCCGCCCACGACGTCCTCGCCGCCATCGGCGCCGCGCCCCGCACCGCCCTGGCCGAGGCCGCCGGCCTCGCCCTCGTCGACCGCGCCGACGGCGGCGGCATCGCCGTCGACGCCTCCCTGCGCACCTCCGACCCCGACATCTACGCCGCGGGCGACGTCGCCGCCGCCGAGCACCCCTGGCTCGGCACCCGGCTGCGCGTCGAGCACTGGGCCAACGCCCTCAACAGCGGACCCGCCGCCGCCCGCGCCATGCTCGGCCAGGAGGTCTCCTACGACCGGGTCCCCTACTTCTTCTCCGACCAGTACGACGTCGGCCTCGAATACTCCGGCTACGCGCCCCCCGGCTCGTACGACCAGGTCGTCTGCCGCGGTGACGTCGGCAAGCGCGAATTCGTCGCCTTCTGGCTCTCCGAGGGCCGCCTCCTCGCCGGCATGAACGTGAATGTGTGGGATGTCACCGACCCCATCCAGAAGCTCATCCGCTCCGGCGCCCGGCTGGACCCCGACGCCCTCGCCGACCCCGGCGTCCCGCTCGACTCCCTGATCGCCCCGTGA
- a CDS encoding RNA polymerase sigma factor, with the protein MTLEVAPVQTRTPTRPQTPPLPTAQPVPAVPQQAEPPAAERLPADAPPGADPPPEPRPAARRGGTPAPDPDADPDPAERAADAARADTSGPSSDLFRQYLREIGRIPLLSAAEEVELARCVEAGLFAEEKLGSTPDLDSQLAVDLDRLVVLGRMAKRRLIEANLRLVVSVAKRYIGRGLTMLDLVQEGNLGLIRAVEKFDYARGYKFSTYATWWIRQAMSRALADQARTIRVPVHVVELINRVVRVQRRMLQEHGYEPTAEEVAAQLDLTQERVSEVLRLAQEPVSLHAPVGEEDDVALGDLIEDGDAASPVESAAFLLLREHLEAVLSTLGERERKVVQLRYGLVDGRPRTLEEIGRIFGVTRERIRQIESKTLNKLRDHAFADQLRGYLD; encoded by the coding sequence ATCACCTTGGAGGTCGCCCCCGTGCAGACCCGGACGCCCACCCGGCCCCAGACACCGCCCCTGCCGACCGCCCAGCCGGTGCCGGCCGTGCCCCAGCAGGCCGAGCCCCCCGCGGCCGAGCGCCTGCCCGCCGACGCCCCGCCCGGGGCCGACCCGCCACCGGAGCCACGTCCGGCCGCCCGCCGGGGCGGAACACCGGCACCGGACCCCGACGCCGACCCGGACCCCGCCGAGCGCGCCGCCGACGCCGCCCGCGCGGACACCAGCGGCCCCTCCTCCGACCTCTTCCGCCAGTACCTCCGCGAGATCGGCCGGATCCCGCTGCTCTCGGCCGCCGAGGAGGTCGAGCTGGCCCGCTGCGTCGAGGCCGGCCTCTTCGCCGAGGAGAAGCTCGGCAGCACCCCCGACCTCGACTCCCAGCTCGCCGTCGACCTCGACCGCCTGGTCGTCCTCGGCCGGATGGCCAAGCGCCGCCTCATCGAGGCGAACCTGCGGCTGGTCGTCTCCGTCGCCAAGCGCTACATCGGCCGCGGCCTGACCATGCTCGACCTCGTCCAGGAGGGCAACCTCGGGCTCATCAGGGCCGTCGAGAAGTTCGACTACGCCCGCGGCTACAAGTTCTCGACGTACGCCACGTGGTGGATCCGCCAGGCCATGTCCCGGGCCCTCGCCGACCAGGCCCGCACCATCCGCGTCCCCGTGCACGTCGTCGAGCTCATCAACCGCGTCGTCCGGGTGCAGCGCCGGATGCTCCAGGAGCACGGCTACGAACCCACCGCCGAGGAGGTCGCCGCCCAGCTCGACCTCACCCAGGAGCGGGTCAGCGAGGTCCTGCGGCTCGCCCAGGAGCCCGTCTCGCTGCACGCGCCCGTCGGCGAGGAGGACGACGTCGCCCTCGGCGACCTCATCGAGGACGGCGACGCCGCCTCACCCGTCGAATCGGCCGCCTTCCTGCTGCTCCGCGAGCACCTGGAGGCCGTCCTGTCGACGCTCGGCGAGCGCGAGCGCAAGGTCGTGCAGCTGCGGTACGGGTTGGTCGACGGCCGGCCGCGCACCCTGGAGGAGATCGGCCGGATCTTCGGCGTCACCCGGGAGCGCATCCGCCAGATCGAGTCCAAGACCCTCAACAAGCTCCGCGACCACGCCTTCGCGGACCAGCTCCGCGGCTACCTCGACTGA
- a CDS encoding OsmC family protein produces the protein MATTRTAHTVWEGDLLKGSGTVTFDSSGIGSQPVSWPSRAEQANGKTSPEELIAGAHSSCYSMALSHGLAGAGTPPTRLETKADVTFQPGEGITGIHLTVRAEVPGLDAEGFAAAAEDAKKNCPVSQALTGTTITLTAELV, from the coding sequence GTGGCCACGACCCGCACCGCGCACACCGTCTGGGAAGGTGACCTGCTCAAGGGCAGCGGCACCGTCACCTTCGACTCGTCCGGCATCGGCTCCCAGCCGGTCTCCTGGCCCTCCCGCGCCGAGCAGGCCAACGGCAAGACCAGCCCCGAGGAGCTGATCGCGGGCGCCCACTCCAGCTGCTACTCCATGGCGCTCTCGCACGGCCTGGCCGGCGCCGGCACGCCGCCCACCCGCCTGGAGACCAAGGCCGACGTCACCTTCCAGCCCGGCGAGGGCATCACCGGCATCCACCTCACCGTCCGCGCCGAGGTCCCGGGCCTGGACGCCGAGGGCTTCGCCGCCGCGGCCGAGGACGCCAAGAAGAACTGCCCGGTCAGCCAGGCGCTGACGGGCACGACGATCACGCTGACGGCCGAGCTCGTCTGA
- a CDS encoding FGGY family carbohydrate kinase, whose protein sequence is MGIVAGLDSSTESTRIVVCDADTGAVLRQGYAPHPTTSEGDPQAWLMSLGEAAAGGLLEGVQAIGVSAQQQGMLTLDAGGVLVRPALLGNDKRMQPAAADLTDALGGRAAWAQAVGSVPQAGQTVAKLRWLARNEPEAARRTAAVLQPHDWLVWQLLGRPARRTTDRGDASATGYWSAATGSWRPDLVELALGRQVTLPDVLAPAEPAGHTPEGLLISAGTGETMAAAFGLGVGLGDAVVSLGASGSVFAVHHEALVDPTGTITSFADATGMHLPVVHTLNAVRVLRGTAELLGTDLAGLSELALRSSPGAYGLVLLPYLEGERTPNLPHTAGTLAGLRRESMKPEHLARAAFEGMLCGLTDALDVLRSRGVQVRRVFLLGAAAELPAVQAVAPQLFGAQVVVPQPADYAALGAARQAAWALGVQHGTLSPQQPPLWPAGAGQVFEPGEDLPVGQAVRQQYTTVREQTHPGAFQ, encoded by the coding sequence ATGGGCATAGTCGCCGGACTGGACAGTTCCACCGAGAGCACACGGATCGTCGTCTGCGACGCGGACACGGGGGCCGTGCTCCGGCAGGGGTACGCCCCGCACCCCACGACCTCCGAGGGTGATCCGCAGGCGTGGCTGATGTCACTGGGCGAGGCCGCCGCCGGAGGGCTGCTGGAGGGCGTCCAGGCCATCGGCGTCTCGGCGCAGCAGCAGGGCATGCTGACGCTGGACGCGGGCGGGGTGCTCGTCCGGCCGGCCCTGCTGGGCAACGACAAGCGGATGCAGCCCGCCGCCGCCGACCTCACCGACGCGCTGGGCGGCCGGGCCGCGTGGGCGCAGGCCGTGGGGTCGGTGCCGCAGGCCGGGCAGACGGTGGCCAAGCTGCGCTGGCTGGCGCGGAACGAGCCGGAGGCGGCGCGCCGCACGGCGGCCGTGCTCCAGCCGCACGACTGGCTGGTGTGGCAGCTGCTGGGCCGGCCCGCGCGGCGCACGACGGACCGCGGCGACGCCTCCGCGACGGGCTACTGGTCGGCGGCGACCGGCTCCTGGCGGCCGGACCTGGTGGAGCTGGCGCTGGGCCGCCAGGTGACGCTGCCGGACGTGCTGGCGCCCGCCGAGCCCGCCGGGCACACCCCGGAGGGCCTGCTGATCTCCGCCGGCACGGGCGAGACGATGGCGGCGGCCTTCGGGCTCGGCGTCGGCCTCGGCGACGCGGTGGTCTCGCTCGGGGCCTCCGGTTCGGTCTTCGCCGTGCACCACGAGGCGCTCGTGGACCCCACCGGCACCATCACCTCCTTCGCCGACGCGACCGGCATGCACCTGCCCGTGGTGCACACGCTGAACGCCGTGCGGGTGCTGCGCGGCACGGCGGAGCTGCTGGGCACGGACCTGGCGGGCCTGTCGGAGCTGGCGCTGCGGTCCTCGCCCGGGGCGTACGGGCTGGTGCTGCTGCCGTATCTGGAAGGCGAGCGGACCCCGAACCTGCCGCACACGGCGGGCACCCTGGCCGGGCTGCGGCGCGAGAGCATGAAGCCGGAGCATCTGGCGCGGGCGGCCTTCGAGGGCATGCTGTGCGGCCTCACGGACGCGCTGGACGTGCTGCGCTCGCGCGGCGTCCAGGTGCGCCGGGTGTTCCTGCTGGGCGCCGCCGCGGAGCTGCCGGCCGTGCAGGCGGTGGCTCCGCAGCTGTTCGGCGCGCAGGTCGTCGTCCCGCAGCCCGCGGACTACGCGGCGCTGGGCGCGGCCCGGCAGGCGGCCTGGGCGCTCGGGGTGCAGCACGGGACGCTGTCCCCGCAGCAGCCCCCGCTGTGGCCCGCGGGCGCCGGCCAGGTCTTCGAGCCGGGCGAGGACCTGCCGGTGGGCCAGGCGGTCCGGCAGCAGTACACGACGGTGCGCGAGCAGACCCACCCCGGGGCGTTCCAGTAA